Proteins from one Amycolatopsis endophytica genomic window:
- a CDS encoding isochorismatase family protein — protein sequence MPITTLDSRTALIVIDLQAGSVGMDLVPHTAADVVARAARLAGAFRGRGLPVVLVNVAAAPGARSDQNPGGEPWELPEQALPVVPELGAADKLITKRTPGAFTGTGLEDYLRGRGVTQVVVTGVATSDGVAATVQQAFELGFHVTTPTDAMADRVAVRHEFSVTHHFPQRAETGSTDDVVALLAANFR from the coding sequence ATGCCCATCACCACCCTTGATTCCAGGACGGCCCTGATCGTCATCGATCTGCAGGCCGGCAGTGTCGGCATGGACCTGGTGCCGCACACCGCCGCCGACGTGGTCGCCCGTGCCGCCCGGCTGGCCGGCGCCTTCCGCGGCCGGGGACTGCCCGTCGTCCTGGTCAACGTCGCCGCCGCGCCGGGCGCGCGCAGCGACCAGAATCCCGGCGGGGAACCCTGGGAGTTGCCGGAGCAGGCGTTGCCGGTCGTCCCCGAGCTGGGCGCGGCCGACAAGCTGATCACCAAGCGCACCCCGGGCGCGTTCACCGGCACCGGTCTGGAGGACTACCTTCGCGGCCGGGGCGTCACCCAGGTGGTCGTCACCGGTGTCGCGACCAGCGACGGTGTCGCCGCCACCGTGCAGCAGGCGTTCGAGCTCGGCTTCCACGTGACCACCCCGACCGACGCGATGGCCGACCGCGTCGCCGTCCGGCACGAGTTCTCGGTGACCCACCACTTCCCGCAGCGCGCCGAGACCGGCAGCACCGACGACGTCGTCGCCCTGCTCGCCGCGAACTTCCGGTGA
- a CDS encoding MSMEG_1061 family FMN-dependent PPOX-type flavoprotein, which yields MTADSRTAADDYRPITMERVREVVGFPEPFIAEKKEPALGEFAARFIAHSPFFCMSTVGADGQLDTSPKGDPPGSVRILDRWTLAIPDRPGNKLADSFENISRNPVVGLVFFVPGLREVLRVNGDAFITDAPELLGMLGADGRPAVLATVVRIREVFGQCGKAVIRSKLWEGDQRGLAEAVLLGGDYYTMTIAENARKMTDNLGDLVGGGLHAVIDDHYKHTLY from the coding sequence ATGACCGCGGATTCGCGAACGGCCGCCGACGACTACCGGCCCATCACCATGGAGCGGGTCCGGGAGGTCGTCGGGTTCCCGGAACCGTTCATCGCCGAGAAGAAGGAACCGGCACTGGGCGAGTTCGCCGCACGTTTCATCGCCCACAGCCCGTTCTTCTGCATGTCCACGGTCGGTGCCGACGGACAGCTCGACACCAGCCCGAAGGGGGATCCGCCGGGCTCGGTGCGCATCCTGGACCGGTGGACGCTGGCGATTCCGGACCGACCGGGGAACAAGCTCGCCGACAGCTTCGAAAACATCAGCCGGAACCCGGTGGTCGGTCTGGTCTTCTTCGTGCCCGGTCTCCGGGAAGTGTTGCGTGTCAACGGCGACGCGTTCATCACCGACGCCCCGGAGCTGCTCGGGATGCTCGGCGCGGACGGCAGACCCGCCGTGCTCGCCACCGTCGTCCGGATCCGCGAAGTGTTCGGGCAGTGCGGCAAGGCGGTCATCCGGTCGAAGCTGTGGGAAGGCGACCAGCGGGGACTGGCCGAAGCCGTGCTCCTGGGCGGGGACTACTACACGATGACCATCGCCGAGAACGCCCGGAAGATGACGGACAACCTCGGCGACCTCGTCGGCGGCGGCCTCCACGCCGTCATCGACGACCACTACAAACACACGCTGTACTAG
- a CDS encoding TetR/AcrR family transcriptional regulator C-terminal domain-containing protein produces MSTKPKTSDRGTIAALRGGNLVRAALDQVNDGGLESLTMRRLAERLGTHLPTIYRLYADKDALLDDMAESILASALASRDPDATEWSARARRLATGLRSALLAQRDGARIVGGNYAAKRNNLSFVDTLVGCMRDARLPGETALWSASTVFCFVLGEALEQQGAGGDEVGVLLDAVSMGGFHHLSASPVQHLFDFDARFDFGLELILGGVRRYTA; encoded by the coding sequence GTGTCAACGAAGCCGAAGACCAGCGACCGGGGCACCATCGCGGCCCTGCGCGGCGGAAATCTGGTGCGGGCAGCGCTCGACCAGGTCAACGACGGGGGCCTGGAGTCGCTGACGATGCGACGGCTGGCCGAGCGTCTCGGCACGCACCTGCCGACGATCTACCGGCTCTACGCCGACAAGGACGCCCTCCTGGACGACATGGCCGAGTCGATCCTGGCGAGCGCGCTGGCGTCGCGGGATCCGGACGCTACCGAGTGGTCCGCCCGTGCCCGGCGGCTGGCCACCGGGTTGCGCTCGGCGTTGCTCGCGCAACGCGACGGTGCACGCATCGTCGGCGGGAACTACGCCGCGAAGCGGAACAATCTGTCCTTCGTGGACACGCTGGTCGGCTGCATGCGGGATGCCCGCCTTCCCGGGGAAACGGCGCTGTGGTCGGCGAGCACGGTCTTCTGCTTCGTGCTGGGCGAAGCCCTCGAGCAACAGGGGGCGGGCGGCGACGAGGTCGGCGTCCTGCTGGACGCCGTCTCGATGGGCGGATTCCACCACCTGTCCGCCAGCCCGGTCCAGCACCTGTTCGACTTCGACGCGAGGTTCGACTTCGGGCTGGAGCTGATCCTGGGCGGAGTGCGGCGCTACACCGCCTGA
- a CDS encoding MFS transporter encodes MPIGQTATLVTALYLASAVAQPTAGKAAEVFGPRRVLVTGVVAVAAGGLVGGVARDLLTLLISRVLIGLGTSCAYPTAMLLIRKRAREAGMDQPPGLVLGGLQITGVATASLGLPLGGLLVGAFGWRAVFLVNLPVALVTLVAALAWIQADGPLRGRGVRDVATRLDLTGIAGFAAAMLALLVFLFELPTAHWWILAISVVLWVLDVLWELRASSPFLDVRLLAARPALTNTYVLFGLVMLCQYVVLYGLTQWIEAVRGYGESASGLLLLPMTLVSGVVIALVSRRNSVRGPVIAAAVTALAGSAGVLLLGSSAWIGLVAILTFFFGASTGFAVAGYQTALYAHAPPEQLGTASGLLRTFGYAGSIASSAITGVVFHQQVSDHGIHVIAWIMIGVSLVLTVLTLAEGTLRTHPAPPRA; translated from the coding sequence GTGCCGATCGGACAGACGGCCACCCTGGTGACGGCGCTCTACCTGGCCAGCGCGGTGGCGCAGCCCACGGCGGGCAAGGCGGCGGAGGTGTTCGGCCCGCGCCGCGTCCTGGTCACCGGCGTCGTGGCCGTGGCCGCGGGCGGGCTGGTCGGCGGGGTCGCGCGGGATCTGCTCACCCTGCTGATCAGCCGCGTCCTGATCGGGCTGGGCACCTCGTGCGCCTACCCGACCGCGATGCTGCTGATCCGGAAGCGCGCTCGCGAGGCGGGCATGGACCAGCCGCCGGGTCTCGTGCTCGGCGGGCTCCAGATCACCGGCGTCGCGACCGCGTCGCTGGGCCTGCCGCTGGGGGGTCTGCTGGTCGGCGCTTTCGGGTGGCGGGCGGTCTTCCTCGTCAACCTCCCGGTCGCGCTCGTCACGCTCGTCGCGGCGCTGGCCTGGATCCAGGCCGACGGACCACTGCGCGGCAGGGGAGTGCGTGATGTTGCCACGCGACTGGACCTGACCGGCATCGCCGGTTTCGCCGCCGCGATGCTGGCCCTGCTGGTGTTCCTGTTCGAACTTCCCACGGCCCACTGGTGGATCCTGGCGATCTCGGTCGTGTTGTGGGTCCTCGACGTGCTCTGGGAGCTACGGGCATCCAGTCCCTTCCTCGACGTCCGCCTGCTGGCCGCGCGCCCGGCGCTGACCAACACCTATGTGCTGTTCGGGCTGGTCATGCTGTGCCAGTACGTCGTGCTCTACGGCCTCACCCAGTGGATCGAAGCGGTGCGCGGCTACGGCGAGTCCGCCTCCGGTCTGCTGTTGCTGCCCATGACCCTGGTCTCCGGGGTGGTCATCGCGCTGGTCTCGCGCCGCAACTCGGTGCGCGGCCCGGTCATCGCCGCCGCCGTGACCGCGCTGGCCGGCTCCGCCGGTGTGCTGCTGCTCGGCTCCAGTGCGTGGATCGGGCTGGTCGCCATCCTCACCTTCTTCTTCGGCGCCTCCACGGGCTTCGCCGTCGCCGGCTACCAGACCGCGCTCTACGCCCACGCCCCGCCCGAACAGCTCGGCACCGCCTCCGGTCTGCTGCGAACCTTCGGCTACGCCGGCTCGATCGCCTCCTCCGCCATCACCGGCGTGGTCTTCCACCAGCAGGTCAGCGACCACGGCATCCACGTCATCGCCTGGATCATGATCGGCGTCAGCCTCGTCCTGACCGTCCTCACCCTGGCCGAGGGGACCCTGCGCACCCACCCGGCCCCGCCACGGGCATAG
- a CDS encoding PDR/VanB family oxidoreductase, with translation MAVVEQEVIVRQLRWEADGVVSLELRSRAGDPLPPWDPGAHVDLVLPTGIERQYSLCGPLADRSCYRIGIRREHRSRGGSEYVHAFLRPGQRLRIKGPRNNFGFRRAGSYLFIAGGIGITPILPMVRQADAWGVDWTLLYGGHTDASMPFRDELRNHGGRVRFYPADKVGRIPLAEALEEVRPGREVYACGPEPLIAGLREAAAHWPDGTVHFERFKSRARASTTEDTPFDVVCAASGKTVTVPPGRSIITALDEAGVATASSCRSGICGSCETRVLDGVPEHRDEILGEADRAAGDRMFICVSRAHTPNLTLDL, from the coding sequence ATGGCCGTCGTCGAGCAGGAGGTGATCGTCCGGCAGCTGCGGTGGGAGGCGGACGGCGTGGTGTCGCTGGAACTCCGGTCCCGCGCCGGTGATCCGCTTCCACCGTGGGATCCGGGTGCGCACGTCGATCTCGTGCTGCCCACCGGGATCGAACGGCAGTACTCGCTGTGCGGCCCGCTCGCGGACCGGTCGTGCTACCGGATCGGCATCCGGCGGGAGCACAGGAGCCGTGGTGGATCGGAGTACGTGCACGCGTTCCTGCGCCCCGGTCAGCGGCTGCGCATCAAGGGGCCGCGCAACAACTTCGGCTTCCGCCGCGCCGGGTCCTACCTGTTCATCGCGGGCGGGATCGGCATCACGCCGATCCTGCCGATGGTCCGCCAGGCCGACGCCTGGGGCGTGGACTGGACGCTGCTCTACGGCGGGCACACCGACGCGTCCATGCCCTTCCGCGACGAGCTGCGGAACCACGGCGGGCGCGTCCGCTTCTACCCCGCCGACAAGGTGGGCCGCATCCCGCTGGCCGAGGCGCTCGAAGAGGTGCGTCCGGGACGGGAGGTCTACGCGTGCGGCCCCGAACCGCTGATCGCCGGCCTGCGGGAGGCAGCGGCCCACTGGCCCGACGGCACCGTCCACTTCGAACGCTTCAAGTCGCGGGCCCGTGCGTCGACCACGGAGGACACCCCGTTCGACGTGGTGTGCGCGGCCTCCGGCAAAACGGTCACGGTGCCGCCGGGCCGGAGCATCATCACCGCGCTCGACGAGGCCGGGGTGGCCACCGCGTCGTCCTGCCGTTCCGGGATCTGCGGGTCCTGCGAGACCAGGGTGCTCGACGGCGTGCCCGAGCACCGCGACGAAATCCTCGGCGAGGCCGACCGCGCCGCGGGCGACCGGATGTTCATCTGCGTGTCCCGCGCCCACACCCCGAACCTCACCCTCGACCTGTAG
- a CDS encoding MarR family winged helix-turn-helix transcriptional regulator: MTDAADLAQSLREVLGRAQRALREQGGRRGLTASQTEALGYVFRDGPMTITELAGRQHVRPQSMGATVGVLRERGLVTVSPDPGDGRRKVVAVTDAARDLIAEGRSVRTDWLAKQLETLSPAERQTLAAAHALLDRLFP; the protein is encoded by the coding sequence GTGACCGACGCCGCGGACCTGGCTCAATCGCTACGCGAGGTACTCGGCCGAGCCCAGCGGGCGCTGCGCGAGCAGGGTGGCCGCAGGGGATTGACCGCCAGTCAGACCGAAGCACTGGGATATGTCTTCCGGGACGGCCCGATGACGATCACCGAGCTGGCCGGGCGGCAGCACGTCCGGCCCCAGTCCATGGGCGCGACGGTCGGCGTGCTGCGCGAGCGGGGGCTGGTGACGGTCTCCCCGGACCCCGGCGACGGCCGTCGGAAAGTCGTCGCCGTCACGGATGCGGCCAGGGACCTCATCGCCGAGGGCCGCAGCGTGCGTACCGACTGGCTCGCGAAGCAGCTGGAGACGCTCTCGCCCGCCGAGCGGCAGACCCTCGCCGCGGCGCACGCGCTACTCGATCGACTTTTCCCGTGA